From Bradyrhizobium sp. sBnM-33:
TAATCATCGTTAACAGCTTTGTTCCTTAAAGCCTTACGGATACACAAATTTTTGGAACCGAATCTTGAATCGAGGCGGATTGTCGGCGAAAACAAGGCAAAGTTGCGGCGTATTCCGAGAACGTTCCGTTAACTGCTGTCGTGATTGGCTGACCAAAATGCCCCTCTGGGAATCGACGCGGCGGGGCGATCCGGGTCTTGCCATGCCGCTTCATCTCGAACGGGTAGAATGGATGCCATCGCCACCGCTGGCTCCCGGCGACGGGCCGATTGATTTCGAACATCTCGACCGCATGACGTTCGGCGATGCTGGCCTCGAGCGGGAGGTATTGACGATGTTCTCGGCCCAATCGGCGAGGCTGGTGCATAGGCTCGCCGCCATGCCTGCGGATACCGGCGCGCTGGCGCACACGCTCAAGGGCTCGGCCCGTGCGATCGGCGCTTTTGCGGTCGCCGATGCCGCAGCCCGGCTGGAGGCGGCAATCGCTGGTGGCTCCGACGCATCAGCGCCGCTCGCCGAACTTGATGAGGCGGTTGCACAGGCGCAGGCAGCGATCGAAGCGATTCTGCATCGTTCCTGAGCGGAAGGCGGTTCGGATCGGCCAAAATCCCGGTAAAATGCTGCCTCAGGTTTTCGGCCCGACCGCTGGCGCTGCGTGGATCGACCCGTTATAGGACTGCCGGGACTCCTTCCTATTCCGGCAGCACGAGCGATCATGGCCAAAATCCACTTTATCGACCACACGGGCGAAAAACGAACCATTGAAGTCGAGAACGGCGCGACCGTGATGGAAGCCGCGATCCGCAACGCCATTCCAGGCATCGAAGCCGAATGCGGTGGAGCCTGCGCCTGCGCAACCTGTCACGTCTATGTCGACGAGGCCTGGCGCGAGAAGGTCGGCGCTCCGTCCCCGATGGAAGAAGACATGCTGGATTTCGGCTTCGACGTGCGGCCCAACTCGCGCCTGTCGTGCCAGATCAAGGTGAACGACGACCTCGACGGCCTCGTGGTGTCGACGCCGGAACGGCAGGCCTGAACTCCGGAAGACGTTCAGTGCTATCAGGCGTTCGCGGTTTCTGCGAGATGGTGGCCGACCGCATATAGCGCGCAATCGGGCACGTACTCCGCGTAGGCTCCATCGGAATACGCAGGTCCTCGCGGTAGAACGGCTCGGCAGCGACAGGGCTGCACGCGATGCCGACGATCAGGGGCCGCCAACATCGCCGCGCGCATCATGTCGCCTTTGCTCCGCGGCGAATCCAGCGCTGAAAATTGGCCAGAATCTCCGGCGTCAATGGCGTTGGCTTGCGCGTGGCTTCGTCCAGCAGCACCGACACTGATTGCGCCGAGGCAACGCATTTGCCTTCGGAGAAAACCACCTGATCGAAGGTGACCGAAGTTCGTCCGAACTTGACAACGCCCAGTCCCATTTGAATCCTACCAGGCCAGCGCAATTCGGAGCGGAAATGCATGTCGAGCCGGACCATGATCCAGGTGACGC
This genomic window contains:
- a CDS encoding Hpt domain-containing protein, with the protein product MPLHLERVEWMPSPPLAPGDGPIDFEHLDRMTFGDAGLEREVLTMFSAQSARLVHRLAAMPADTGALAHTLKGSARAIGAFAVADAAARLEAAIAGGSDASAPLAELDEAVAQAQAAIEAILHRS
- a CDS encoding 2Fe-2S iron-sulfur cluster-binding protein produces the protein MAKIHFIDHTGEKRTIEVENGATVMEAAIRNAIPGIEAECGGACACATCHVYVDEAWREKVGAPSPMEEDMLDFGFDVRPNSRLSCQIKVNDDLDGLVVSTPERQA
- a CDS encoding acyl-CoA thioesterase — its product is MNAHLRPDATPRLEDFPYRLSDNVRFADLDPNQHVNNAVYATYFETGRVTLMKDRSYGLMPDGVTWIMVRLDMHFRSELRWPGRIQMGLGVVKFGRTSVTFDQVVFSEGKCVASAQSVSVLLDEATRKPTPLTPEILANFQRWIRRGAKAT